Below is a genomic region from Nocardioides panacis.
CTGAACGTGGTCCGCGAGGTCGGCCCGAGCCGGCCGTCGCGCAGCGGGAGGTGCGCGAGCTGCTTGGGGAGCGCCCACAGCGCCCGGCCGGCGTCGCGGGAGGTGGGCGAGTCCACCCAGATGTCGGTGACGCTCACCCGGCGGGAGCGGACGCCGTCGACGAGCCGGGCCACCAGCAGCTCGTGGTAGGCCAGCACGCCGCCCTCGCGGTAGTCGACGAACGCGGCGCCGTACACGCCGGGCGGCCGGTCGGGCCGGTCGCTCTCCCGCACGACGAACACCGACAGCCACAGCTCCGCGCGCAGCTGCCATGGCGGGGAAGGGAACGGCATGCCCGCAGCCTAGGCGGCGCGGCCACGGGAGAATTCACGGCGTCGAGAGGTCCCACAGGGCAAGCGGTTCTGGCAGGGTGGGGCGTTAACGCTTCGCCGGGGACGCGGCGGGACGCGGCGGAGGGGAACCCGATGGACAAGCGCGTGTGCGTGATCGGAGCAGGCTCGTCCGGGATCGCAGCGGCGCAGGTGCTGGACGCCCGCGGGATCCCGTTCGACTGCTTCGAGACCGGCAGCGAGGTCGGCGGCAACTGGCGCTACGGCAACGACAACGGGATGTCCTCGGCCTACCGCTCGCTGCACATCAACACCTCGCGGGACCTGATGGAGTACCGCACGTTCCCGATGCCCGAGGACCTGCCGGACTACCCCTCGCACTGGCAGATCGCGGCGTACTTCGACGCGTACGTCGACCACTTCGGCCTCCGCGAGGCGATCTCGTTCCGCACCGAGGTCGTCAAGGTCGAGCCGCGGCCGGCGGGTGGCTTCGACGTGACCCTGCGGGTGCGCGACGTGCACGGTGACGTCAGCGAGCCGGAGGTCCGGCGCTACTCCGACGTCGTGGTCGCCAACGGCCACCACTGGGACCCGCGCTGGCCGGAGCCGTCGTACCCGGGCGCCGAGACGTTCCCGGGTGAGCAGCTGCACGCGCACTACTACCGCACCCCGGACGTCCTCGAGGGCAAGCGGGTGCTGGTGCTCGGCATCGGCAACTCGGCCAGCGACATCGCCGTGGAGTCCTCCCGGGTGGCCGCCGAGACCTACCTCGCGATGCGCCGCGGCGCGCACGTCATCCCGAAGTTCCTGTTCGGGGTGCCCACCGACCACCTCACCAGCTCACCGCTGGCGCGCGGGCCGCTCCCGCTCCAGCAGCTCGGGATGGCGGCGATGCTGCGGCTCGCGCAGGGCCGGGTCACCGACTACGGCCTGCCCCGGCCCGACCACGCGGTGCTGCACGCGCACCCGACGGTCAGCGACGACCTGCTCACCCGGCTCGGGCACGGCGACATCACGGTGCGCCCGAACATCGACCGCTTCGAGGGCAGCAAGGTGTTCTTCGTCGACGGCACCGCCGCCGAGATCGACACGGTGGTCTACTGCACCGGCTACAAGGTGACCTTCCCGTTCCTCGACGAGCGCTTCGTGACCGCTCGCGACAACCACGTCGACCTCTACCGCCGGGTCGTCGACCCCGAGCACCCCGGCCTGTACTTCGTCGGCCTGATCCAGCCGCTCGGCGCGATCATGCCGCTGGCCGAGGCGCAGTCCGAGTGGGTCGCCGACCTCGTGTCCGGCGAGGGCACGCTGCCGTCGTACGACGAGATGCGCCGGCAGATCCGGGTCTACGACGAGCGGCTCGCCAAGCGGTACGTCGCCTCGAAACGGCACACCATCCAGGTCGACTTCCACGCCTACCTCGCCGAGGTCGTGCGCGAGCGGCGTGCGTCGCGGGAGCGGGCCGGCCACGTCGCGCCGAGCCTGCGGTCCCGGGTCGGTCGGCGCCTGCGCCGGTCGTGACGTCGGCACCGTCGCACCGGCCGGTTCAGCGGCGCGGCTTCGCGGTGCTGCCGCGCACGACCAGCTCGGTGGGCAGCAGGACGTGCCGGGCCCGGGCCTTGGTGCCCGCGCGCCGGGCGTCCATGACCCGGCGCAGCTCGGTGGCCGCCGTCCGCCCCTTCTCGGCGATGTCCTGGCGGACGGTGGTCAGCTGCGGGCGCAGCCGCCGGGCGAGCGGGCTGTCGTCGAAGCCGACCAGCGAGAGGTCGCCGGGGATGCTGAGGCCGAGCTCCTCGGCGGCCCGCATCACGCCGCTGGCGATCACGTCGGAGAAGCACAGCACCGCGGTCGGCCGGTCGGGGCGGCCGAGCAGCTCGAGGGCCGCCGCGTGGGCCTCGGTGTCGTCGCTGTTGAGCTGCCGGTGCACGACGGGCGTGATGCCGGCGGGGGTGAGCACGTCGAGGTAGCCGAGCAGCCGCTCGCGGGAGACGTACTTCGACCCCGCGGCGTGGGCGACCGGGTCGGCGACGAAGCCGGGGGCGCCGCCCAGGGCAGCGGTCATCACGCCGACGCGGGTGTGGCCCAGGTCGACGAGGTGCTGCGCGGCCGCCCGGCCGCCGCCGCGGTCGTCGACGTTGATCGAGGTGACGCCCTTGGTCGGCTCCTGGTCGACGAAGACCATCGGCAGGTTGCGCCGGGTGAGCCAGTCGGCGGCGGTCATGTCCGGGTCGCAGGAGTAGACGATCGCGGCGTCCATCGGGACGTCCCGGGCCGGGATCACGTCGTCCACGACCGCCGAGGACAGCAGGGTGATCGCCAGGCCGGTGGGGGCCAGCTCCCCGGCGATCGTGCCGAGGAAGCCGGTGGCGATGTCGTCGTCGAAGGCGTAGCGCAGCGAGGACGTGAGCACGATGCCGATGGCGTTGGTGGTGCCGCGGGCCAGGTTGCGTGCGGCGGGGTCGGGGCCGGCGTACCCGAGCTTCTTGGCGGCGTCGAGGATCGTCTGGCGCATCGAGGCGGAGAGCTGGTCCGGCCGGGAGAAGGCGTTGGACACGGTCATCCGGCTGACGCCGACCTGGTCGGCGATCGTCTGCAAGGTCACTCGAGCCACGCCGCCAGGGTAACCAGTCCCGGCAGCGGCGTGCTCACGAGTGAGCCTCACGCCGAGCGAGGGGTCAGTGGGCCGGGCTGTAGTCGGCCGGCGCGAGCAGGTCGGCGACGCGGTGCAGGACGCCGGAGAGCAGCGACCGGGTGCGCGGGGCGCGGGGGGCGTGCTCCTCGGCCCGGACGACGGTGGCCAGCGGCTCGCCGTAGGTGAACTGGTCGGCGACGGCGTCGCGCGCGACGTCGAGGGTGAGCAGGGCGAACATGGGAACTCCTCGGATGAAAACGGGTGAAACACTTTCTATACCGCTACAGTACGAGGCTGTTCTGTAGCGGTCAAGTGGAGACGCGTGATCCGCGTCTCAGGCGCGCACGGGGGCGGCGTCCCGCAGGCCGACGAAGCTGATCGCCGCGCCGGCGAGCAGCAGCACCGCGCAGATCAGCTGGGCCTGCTGGTAGCCCGCGGCGAACACCGCCGGGTCGCGGTAGTCGGAGCCGGCGATCCCGACCACGGCCGGCAGCGCGCTCACCGCGAGCAGCGAGCCGGTCCGGGCGACCGCGTTGTTGATGCCGCTGGCGATGCCCGCGTAGCGGTCCGGGGCCGCCGCCAGCACGCTGGAGGTCAGCGGCGCGACCAGCAGCACCAGGCCGGAGGAGAACACCAGCACGCCGGGCAGCACCCCGGTGAAGTAGCCGGTGTCCGCGTCGATGCCCCGCAGCACCAGGGTGCCCAGGCCGCACAGCGCCGGTCCCACGGTGAGCGGCAGGCGTGGCCCGATCCGGCTGGCCAGCGCGCCGGAGCGCGAGGAGAGCAGCAGCATCACCAGGGTCAGCGGCACCGTCGCGAGGCCGGCCTTCAGCGGCGACCAGCCGGTGACCACCTGCAGCTGCAGCACCAGGAAGAACAGCATCGAGCCGAGCGCGCCGTAGACCAGCAGGGTGAGCAGGTTCGCCACCGAGAACGTCCGCGACGCGAACAGGTGGATCGGCACCAGCGCGTCGGGGTGCCGGCGCTCGAACACCACGAACAGCACCAGGCAGGCCACGCCGACGACGGCCGCCCCGACGACGTACGCCGTGCGGGCGGAGCCGTGCTCGATCAGCGCGTACGTCGCCCCGCCGAGCCCGACCGCGCCGAGGCCGGCCCCGACCACGTCGAAGCCGCGGGCCGCCTCGGGGTCGCGGGACTCCGGGACGTGCCGCGCGGCGACCAGCAGCACCGCGACAGCAACCGGCACGTTGATCAGGAAGATCCACCGCCAGGAGGCGTTGTCGACGATCCAGCCGCCGAGCAGCGGGCCGATCGCCGCGGCGATGCCGCCGAGCCCGGCCCACTGGCCGATCACCTTGCCGCGGTCGGCGACCCGGAACGAGCCCTGGATCATCGCCAGGCTGCCCGGGGTGAGCAGCGCCGCGCCGACGCCCTGGAGCAGGCGGGCGCCGATCAGCTGGCCGGGCGACTGGGCCACGCCGCACAGGGCCGAGGCCAGGGCGAACCAGGTGACGCCGACCAGGAAGACCCGGCGGCGGCCGAAGTGGTCGCCCAGCGAGCCGCCGACCAGGATCAGCGAGGCGAGCGCGAGCAGGTAGGCGTTGACCACCCACTGCAGCTGGGCGATCGACGCACCGAGGTCCTCGCCGATGCTGCGCAGCGCGATGTTCACCACCGTGCCGTCGAGCATCGCCATCCCGGAGCCGAGCACGGCCGCGGTCAGCACCCAGCGGCCCTGCGGCGAGCCGGCGGCGATCTGGGGGGCCATCCGGACGTCGACTACCGGTCGGACTGCGGGATCAGCCGCGTGTAGCGCATCTCGGTCGGGTGCGGCGGCCATGGTGCGGGGCGGCGCTCGCCCTCGACCGGGCGCCAGCCGAGGTACTCGTAGAGCCGGCGGGCCCGGTGGTTCTCCTCCAGGCACCATAGCTCCGCGATCGTCGTGCCGCGCACGTCCATCGCGTGCAGCACGGTCTCGATCGCGGTGGTCGCCAGCCCGGTCCCCCACTGGTCGGGGTGCACGGCCAGGTGCCGCAGCGAGCGGTCGTCGTA
It encodes:
- a CDS encoding GNAT family N-acetyltransferase, which translates into the protein MFRAATLDDLSALRDLEREANLVGLRHVFPPDRFPFPEDDVLARWALVLDEPGVEVLVRDAGDRRDGGLDLFAAYDDRSLRHLAVHPDQWGTGLATTAIETVLHAMDVRGTTIAELWCLEENHRARRLYEYLGWRPVEGERRPAPWPPHPTEMRYTRLIPQSDR
- a CDS encoding flavin-containing monooxygenase, producing MDKRVCVIGAGSSGIAAAQVLDARGIPFDCFETGSEVGGNWRYGNDNGMSSAYRSLHINTSRDLMEYRTFPMPEDLPDYPSHWQIAAYFDAYVDHFGLREAISFRTEVVKVEPRPAGGFDVTLRVRDVHGDVSEPEVRRYSDVVVANGHHWDPRWPEPSYPGAETFPGEQLHAHYYRTPDVLEGKRVLVLGIGNSASDIAVESSRVAAETYLAMRRGAHVIPKFLFGVPTDHLTSSPLARGPLPLQQLGMAAMLRLAQGRVTDYGLPRPDHAVLHAHPTVSDDLLTRLGHGDITVRPNIDRFEGSKVFFVDGTAAEIDTVVYCTGYKVTFPFLDERFVTARDNHVDLYRRVVDPEHPGLYFVGLIQPLGAIMPLAEAQSEWVADLVSGEGTLPSYDEMRRQIRVYDERLAKRYVASKRHTIQVDFHAYLAEVVRERRASRERAGHVAPSLRSRVGRRLRRS
- a CDS encoding LacI family DNA-binding transcriptional regulator, which codes for MARVTLQTIADQVGVSRMTVSNAFSRPDQLSASMRQTILDAAKKLGYAGPDPAARNLARGTTNAIGIVLTSSLRYAFDDDIATGFLGTIAGELAPTGLAITLLSSAVVDDVIPARDVPMDAAIVYSCDPDMTAADWLTRRNLPMVFVDQEPTKGVTSINVDDRGGGRAAAQHLVDLGHTRVGVMTAALGGAPGFVADPVAHAAGSKYVSRERLLGYLDVLTPAGITPVVHRQLNSDDTEAHAAALELLGRPDRPTAVLCFSDVIASGVMRAAEELGLSIPGDLSLVGFDDSPLARRLRPQLTTVRQDIAEKGRTAATELRRVMDARRAGTKARARHVLLPTELVVRGSTAKPRR
- a CDS encoding acetoacetate decarboxylase family protein, which encodes MPFPSPPWQLRAELWLSVFVVRESDRPDRPPGVYGAAFVDYREGGVLAYHELLVARLVDGVRSRRVSVTDIWVDSPTSRDAGRALWALPKQLAHLPLRDGRLGPTSRTTFSAVAEGQQIASAAFTSVPGAALLRTPFAMSTVQESSVGPVVTPFRGSGRGLPCRGAWKFDAHGPLAFLHGRHPALSLRVRDVRLRFG
- a CDS encoding MFS transporter; protein product: MAPQIAAGSPQGRWVLTAAVLGSGMAMLDGTVVNIALRSIGEDLGASIAQLQWVVNAYLLALASLILVGGSLGDHFGRRRVFLVGVTWFALASALCGVAQSPGQLIGARLLQGVGAALLTPGSLAMIQGSFRVADRGKVIGQWAGLGGIAAAIGPLLGGWIVDNASWRWIFLINVPVAVAVLLVAARHVPESRDPEAARGFDVVGAGLGAVGLGGATYALIEHGSARTAYVVGAAVVGVACLVLFVVFERRHPDALVPIHLFASRTFSVANLLTLLVYGALGSMLFFLVLQLQVVTGWSPLKAGLATVPLTLVMLLLSSRSGALASRIGPRLPLTVGPALCGLGTLVLRGIDADTGYFTGVLPGVLVFSSGLVLLVAPLTSSVLAAAPDRYAGIASGINNAVARTGSLLAVSALPAVVGIAGSDYRDPAVFAAGYQQAQLICAVLLLAGAAISFVGLRDAAPVRA